The Streptomyces sp. cg36 genomic interval CCCAGGAGGACTACGACCACGCCGAGCTGATCCTGGACGCGTACGAGTACTTCACCTCCGAGGCCGGCGGCAAGAAGGGCTCGGCGATGCTCGGCGACGAGATGATCGACGAGGCCAGCCGCAAGATGGCGCTGGTCATCTCGGGCAAGGGCCGGGCGGCCGGCATGCAGCGCACGTCGAAGTTCGAGATCCCGGAGGCGTAACCCATGCAGTTCGGCCGCACCTACGAAGAGTTCACCGTCGGGGCCGTGTACAAGCACTGGCCCGGGAAGACGGTCACCGAGTACGACGACCACCTGTTCTGTCTGCTCACCATGAACCACCACCCGCTCCACCTGGACGCCAACTACGCCGAGAACACCACCGACTTCGGCAAGAACGTGGTGGTGGGCAACTACATCTACTCGCTGCTGCTGGGCATGAGCGTCCCGGACGTGTCCGGGAAGGCCATCGCCAACCTGGAGATCGAGTCGCTGCGGCACGTGGCGCCGACCTTCCACGGCGACACGATCTACGGCGAGACGACGGTCCTGGACAAGACGCCCTCGAAGTCGAAGAGCGACCGCGGGATCGTGTACGTCGAGACCAAGGGCTACAAGCAGGACGGCACCCTCGTCTGCGTCTTCCGGCGCAAGGTGATGGTCCCCACCGAGACGTACATCAAGGAGCGCGGCGGCGAGCAGCCCGGCCGCCCGGCCGTCTCCCACCACCGCCCTCAATCGACGCCCCTTCAGGGCGGCGGCGCCGATTCGCAGCCCAAGTCGCAGGAGAAGTAGCCATGGCCCGTCTCGCCCAGACCGCCGGTCTGACCGACGTCCAGCAGGAAATCCTGGCCACCGTCCGGGACTTCGTCGACAAGGAGATCATCCCGGTCGCGACCCGGCTGGAGCACGAGGACGAGTACCCGACGCAGATCGTCGAGGGGCTCAAGGAGCTCGGCCTGTTCGGGCTGATGATCCCGGAGGAGTACGGCGGCCTGGGCGAGTCGCTCCTGACGTACGCGCTGTGCGTCGAGGAGATCGCGCGCGGCTGGATGTCCGTCTCCGGCATCATCAACACGCACTTCATCGTGGCGTACATGCTCAAGCAGCACGGCACCCAGGAGCAGAAGGACACCTTCCTGCCCCGGATGGCGCTGGGCGAGGTGCGCGGCGCGTTCTCGATGTCGGAGCCCGCGCTGGGCTCGGACGTGTCGGCGATCACGTCCAAGGGCGTCAGGGACGGCGACGAGTACGTCCTGAACGGCCAGAAGATGTGGCTGACCAATGGCGGAACGTCATCGCTCGTGGCCGTTCTGTGCCGGAGTGACGAAGGACACCCCGAGGGGACCGCGCCCCACAAGTCGATGACGACCTTCCTGGTGGAGAAGGAGCCCGGCTTCGGCGAGGTCCGGCCCGGCCTGACCATCCCGGGCAAGATCGACAAGATGGGCTACAAGGGCGTCGACACGACCGAACTGGTCATGGACGGACTGCGCATTCCGGCCGATCGCGTGCTCGGCGGGGTCACCGGCCGAGGGTTTTACCAAATGATGGACGGCGTGGAGGTCGGACGCGTCAACGTCGCGGCCCGTGGCTGCGGCGTCGCTCAGCGTGCATTTGAGCTGGGTGTCTCCTATGCCCAACAACGTCATACTTTCGGCAAGGCGATCGCCCAGCACCAGGCGATTCAGTTCAAGCTGGCCGAGATGGCTACCAAGGTCGAGGCCGCTCATGCCATGATGGTCAACGCAGCACGCAAAAAGGACTCGGGAGAACGAAACGACCTCGAAGCGGGGATGGCGAAGTACCTCGCCTCCGAATACTGCAAGGAGGTCGTGGAGGACGCCTTCCGCATCCACGGCGGCTACGGCTTCTCCAAGGAGTACGAGATCGAGCGCCTGTACCGCGAGGCGCCGATGCTGCTCATCGGTGAAGGTACCGCCGAGATCCAAAAAATGATCATTGGGCGTCGGCTTCTCGAAGAGTACCGATTCCAGGGTTGATTGCGGCTTTTGGGTCGGTTTGGCCGCGAAGTAGATCACACCCTGTAAGCGTTTTCTCAGGGCTTGCGGCCGACCGACTCGGCTTCTGGCTTTCCCAGTTGCGGCTCGCAACCGATAGCATCGCTGGTAAACCAGCCGCCGTCCCCCACTTGCCAGCGCGGCATCATCCGCTACGAAGGTCATCCATGCCCCACAGCCAAACCTCTGCACCTCGCGACGGTTTCCTCCAGGGACGTCTTGCCCGCGGAGCATCGCCGTGGCTTCTGCCGACCGTCGCCACCGCAGCCCTCAGCCTCGCCCGCGCGCGCCGCTCCGGCGCCGCCAAGGCCGTGGCCGTACCCGCCACCGCGCTCGCGGCGGGCATGCTGTGGTTCTTCCGCGACCCCGAGCGCGAGATCGCTACCGGGCGGGTCATCTCCCCCGCCGACGGCGTGGTGCAGAGCATCATGCCGTGGAAGGACGGACGCACCCGCGTCGCGATCTTCATGAGCCCGCTGAACGTCCACGTCAACCGCGCGCCCCTGGCCGGCACGGTGACGTCCGTCGAGCACGTGCCCGGCGGGTTCGTTCCGGCGTTCAACAAGGAGAGCGAGAACAACGAGCGCGTTGTCTGGCACTTCGACACCGAGCTCGGCGACATCGAGATGGTGCAGATCGCGGGTGCGGTGGCGCGGCGGATCGTCCCCTACATCCCCCAGGGCACCAAGGTGGAGCAGGGCGAGCGCATCGGTCTCATCCGGTTCGGCTCCCGCGTCGACATCTACCTTCCGGAGGGGGTCGAGGTCGCCGTCGAGGTCGGCCAGAAGACCACTGCGGGGGTGACTCGAATTGACCGTGATTGATCCGGACACCACCGACTGGGTGCCGGGCGCGGACGCCGACGACGACGCGGAGGAGATGCCCCTCTCCCTGCGGCTGTCGATAGCGGACACCCTCACGCTCGGCAACGCGACCTGCGGATTCATGGCGGTGTACTTCACCACCACCGGGATCCTCATCCCGCACCTGTCGGGCAGCGCCGAGACCGGCATGGCGCGGCACTCCGCCGCGACCGCCGTGATCCTGATGCTGCTCGCGGCGATCTTCGACCTCTGCGACGGCCTGGTCGCGCGGAAGCTGCGGAGCTCGCCGATGGGCGCCGAGCTGGACAACCTCTCGGACCTGATCAGCTTCGGGCTGGCCCCGGCGTACTTCGTGCTCGTGTACGGCATGGTCGCCGACGACGCCCACCAGCGCGTCGCGGCCGTGGCGGCGATCACGGTGCTGCTGGCGGTGGTGCTCAGACTCGCGCGGTTCTCCTGCGTGACGATGAAGGACGGCATGTTCCAGGGCATGCCGAGCCCCTTCGGTGCGCTGACCGTCGTCTCGATCGTGCTCCTTGAGCTGCCGTTCGTGCCGACGCTGCTCGCCGTCATAGGAGTGGCGTGGCTGATGGTCAGCCGGGTCGAGTACCCCAAGCCGCGGGGCATCCTCGCGGTGGCCATGCTCAGCTGGATCGTCGGGGCGATGGGGATGCTGGCGGCCTGGGCGTTCGACGCGCCGGGCGGGCAGCTGCTGCTCCAGACGGGCTGTGTGCTGCAGGTCGTGCTGGGTGCGGTGATTCCGCTGTTCGCCACGGCTCGCCGGGTGAACAGCATCCGCGACAACCGCCGCGAGGCGCGGGCGGCACAGCCGTAGCGCCTGACGGCGCGGTGTACGAGAAGGGCCCCGGACCGAACGGTCCGGGGCCCTTCTCGCGCCGCGCGCACGCCCCGTGCGCGGACCATCTGGGTCCGGGGGCCTCTCCACGGCGCGGACCGTGCGGGGTTGCTCGCGCAGTTCCCCGCGCCCCTAGGTACTCGGCGGCCCGGCCGGGTCCACAGCGCACCCCGGGCACCGGGTCCCGCCCCGGCCGCACGCCCCCAGGCACTCACCCCCGAACCCCAGGGGCGCGGGGAACTGCGCGAGCACCCCGCACGGCCCGCAGACGAACAAGCCCCTGCGACAGCACACCGGGCACGGCCGAGCACAACACACCCCCGAACCCCCAGGGGCGCGAGGAACTGCGCGAACACCCCACACGATCCGCAGACGAACGAACCCCTGCGGCAGCAGCCCACACGTGGCCGAGCGCGACACACCCGCACTGGCGTGAGCCACCCCGCACGGTCCGCGGACGACCGGCACCCCGCCGCAGACCGTGCGGGGACCGGTCAGGACAGGAAGTCGCGGGCGATCCTCTCCGCCGTGCGCTCCAGCAGCGGCCCCGCCCCGGCCATGCAACGGGCGGGATCGGGCTCCAGGTCCGTAAGGGCGTACGCGCGGCGGATTCCGGCCGCCCCCAGCGCCGACGGCGCCAGCGCGAGACGGCCGCAGACCGCGACGACCTCGATGCCGGCCGCGCGCGCCGCCGCGGCCACGCCCGCCGGCGCCTTGCCGTGCAGGGTCTGCTCGTCCAGCGACCCCTCACCGGTGATCACCAGCGTCGCCCGGGCCAGCGCGGGCGCGAAGCCCAGCACGTCCAGCATGACCTCGATGCCGGGCCGGAACCGCGCGCCCAGGGCCACCAGGGCGCCGTAGCCGATGCCGCCCGCCGCGCCCGCGCCCGGGGCGAGGGCGGCCTCGGCGGCCGGGGCGCCCAGGGACGCCTCCAGGACCTCGGCGAAGTGGCCGAGGGCGAGGTCGAGGGCGGCCACGTCCTCGGGCGTGGCGCCCTTCTGCGGCCCGTACACCGCCGGCGCGCCCTTGGGCCCGGTCAGCGGGTTGTCCACGTCGCTGGCGAGCACCAGGTCGACCGAGGCGAACCGGGGGTCGAGGCCGGAGAGGTCCGCCGTCGCCAGCGCCGCCAGCGGGCCGCCGCCGGGCGCCACGGGCTCGCCCGCCGCGTCCAGGAAGCGCGCGCCCAGCGCCGCGAGCATGCCCGCGCCGCCGTCGGTGGTGGCGCTGCCGCCCACCCCGAACACGATCGTGCGCGCCCCCGCGTCCAGCGCGGCCAGCAGCAGCTCGCCGGAGCCGTACGTGGTGGCGGTCAGCGGGGCGAAGACGCCCGCGGGCAGGTGCTGGAGGCCGGACGCCTCCGCCATCTCCACCACGGCGACCCCGTCCCGTACCGCGAAGGCCGCGGCGACCGGGGTGCCGAGCGGGCCGGTGACCCGGGCCTCCCGGCGGTCGAACCCGGCCGCGATCGCCGCCGCGACCGTGCCGTCGCCGCCGTCGGCGACCGGCAGGGTCTCCACCGGCAGACCGGGGACGACCCGTCGCAGCCCGGCCGTCACCCGCTCCGCGACCTGTACGGCCGTGAGCGAGCCCTTGAACTTGTCCGCCGCGACGAGCACGCGGGCGGTCTCCAAAACTGCTCCGTCCGTCACCTTGCTAATCCCTTGCTTTCGAACAGGCAGTCGCGCCGCTGCCGACCCTATCCGCCGCGCGGGCCCCTGCCCATAGGCGTCATGCACGGCGGGACGGCGTGCCACCCCACGAAACCTCCATATCGCGCACCATAGTGGGGCGGCATGAGCACGGATTCGATCGATCATTCCGGCCCCGGCGACCCGCCCGCCGCCACGCAGGACCCGGCCCCCGACCTGACCGTCGTGGCGATCGGGGTGGGCGCGGTGGCGGCGGTGGTCGCCTGGGCCGCGCTCGGCAAGGACTCCTTCGACAGCGCCTCCAGCACCGCCCTGGCCTGGGTGCTCGCCAATTTCGCCTGGCTGTTCGTGATCGCCGCCGACACCTTCCTGGTGCTCTGCGTGGTCCTGGCGATCAGCCGGTACGGGCGGATCAGGCTCGGCGCCGACGACTCCGAGCCCGAGTTCACCAACCTCGCGTGGATCGCGATGATGTTCAGCGCGGGCATGGGCATCGGCCTGATGTTCTACGGGGTGGGCGAGCCGCTCACCCACTATCTGGCCCCGCCGCCCGCGAGCGGCGCGGCCCCCCGCACCGGCGACGCGGCCCGGGTGGCGCTGGAGTACTCGTTCTTCCACTGGACGCTCACCCCCTGGGCGATCTACGGCATGGCGGGCCTGGCCCTCGCGTACTCGGGCTTCCGCAAGGCGCGCGGCAACCGGCTCTCCGCCGCGTTCACCCCGCTGATCGGGGCCCGGCGCGCCGACGGCTGGCCGGGGCGCTGCATCGACCTGCTCGCGGTCTTCGCGACCGTCTTCGGCACCGCGACCAGCCTGGGCCTGGGCGCGCTCCAGGTCTCCAAGGGCCTGAACATCACGGCGGGCGTCGACGACTCCACGGCCACCGAGCTGATCATCATCGCCTCGCTCTCCGCCGCCTTCGTGCTGTCCGCGTTCTCCGGGCTGCACAAGGGCGTGAAGTGGCTGTCCACGCTGAACATCGTGCTCGCCGCCGCCCTGATGCTCTTCGTCTTCCTGCTCGGCCCGACCGTGTACGTACTGGACACGGTCCCCGCCTCCGTCGGCGGCTATCTGCACGAGCTGCTGCCGATGGCCAGCCGCACCGGCGCCTTCACCGACCGCGTCTGGCTCGGCGCCTGGACGATCTTCTACTGGGCGTGGTGGCTGTCCTGGGCCCCGTTCGTGGGCACCTTCATCGCCCGCATCTCGCGCGGCCGGACCGTCCGGGAGTTCCTGATCGGGGTGCTGCTCGTGCCGAGCGGGGCGACCGTGCTGTGGTTCTGCGTGATGGGCGGGACCGCGATCCGGCTGGACTCCACCGGCACGGCGGACCTCGCGGCCAAGGTGAAGGACGGCGCCGAAGCCTCCCTCTTCGCGATGCTGGACGCGCTCCCGATCGGCACGGTCACCTCGTACCTGGCGATGGCGCTGGTCATGACGTACTTCATCACCAGCGCCGACTCGGCCTCGCTGGTGATGGGCTCGCTCACCAGCCGGGGCGCGCTGCACCCGCCGACCTGGCTGGTGGTCCTGTGGGGCGTGCTGATGGCCGGGGTGGCGGCGGTGCTGCTGGTCGCGGGCGGCCTCCAGTCGCTCCAGACCGCGACGATCCTGGTGGCGCTGCCGTTCGTGGTGGTGATGCTCGGGCTGTGCTGGGCGCTCCTGAAGGAGCTGCGCGAGGACCCGGGCGCGGGCCCCGCGCGCGGTCACGCGCTGCACGGGGTGCGCGACGCGGTGCGGGCGATGGTGGGCGACGCGCTCACCGAGCAGGGCCCGGCCCGCCACCACCGGCTGCGGCGGGCCGCCAAGTCCCGTACGGGGGAAGACGGTTCGGGCACGCCGGAGGCATGAGCCGCGACGGCCGCGGTCCCACAGGGTACGGGCATCCCGCCCGTACCCTGTGGGGCGTGACGACCGATGACTACGCGCGCTACATCGCCGGCCTGCCCCGCGTCCTCGCCGCCGCCGCGATGCTCCTGCGCGACGAACGGGGCCGGGTGCTCCTCGTCGAGCCGAACTACCGGGAGGGCTGGGCGCTGCCCGGCGGGACGGTGGAGTCCGACCACGGCGAGTCGCCGCGCGGGGCCGCCCGCCGCGAGACCCTGGAGGAGATCGGGCTGGACCTCGCGCCGGGACGGCTGCTGGCGGTCGACTGGGTGCCGGGCGCGGGCCGCCCGCCGCTGGCCGCCTACCTGTACGACGGGGGCGTGCTCGGCGAGGGGCGGCTCAAGGAGATCCGCCTCCAGGAGGAGGAGCTGCTGTCCTGGCGGCTGGTGCCGCGCGAGGAGATCACCCGGTACCTGCTGGGCGGGCTCGGCCACCGCGTCCTCGCCGCGCTCGACGTGCTGGCGATGAACGCGGGCACGGTGGAGCTGGAGGGCGGGCGCCCGGTGGGCTGAGCCCCCGCGCGCCCGCACGGGGATCCGGCCGGGACACGGACCCGCCCCGGCCGGATCCCAATCCGGCAACTCTGCTGCCGGACAGGCCCGTTGGCACCACAATGTCCCCGTGCCGCCATACGACTTCATGGAATTCGCCCTGGCCGACGGCGCCCGGGTCAGAGTCGAGCTCGCCCCCGTCGGCGAGCCGGAACCCGCCGCCGAGGCGGAGGGCGCAGTCGCACCCGATCTGCCGGGCGGGGTCGGCGGGGTCACGCCCGTCGGACGCGGCGCGCGCGTCTCCGCGCTCGCCACCGACGCCCTGCGGGCCGTGCTGAGCCCGCTGGGGCCCGTCCTCCAGCAGGTGCACGACTCGGTGCGGACCATCCCCGACCCGCCCGACTCGCTCTCCGTCGCCTTCGGCCTCCAGATCGGCCAGGACCTCAAGCTCGGCATCGTGGGGGCCAACGGGCAGGCGAGCATGACCGTGTCGGCCACCTGGCAGCTGCGGCCCGGCGGCAACTGAGCCGTGGGCTGGTTCAAGGCGCCGGACGACGGCGCGTCGGGGGACGCCCGGGGCTCACTGGTGCGCGTGCTCTCCGCGGACCGGGGACGGACCGCGGGCGCGGGCGTCTACCTCTCCGGCCGCAAGCTGCTCACCTGCGCCCACGTCATCAACGCGGCGCTCGGCACCCGCATGCTGAGCCCGCGCGACCCGGGCGCGGTCACCCTGGACGTCTCCTTCCCGGCGCTGACCGCCGACTCCCGGCAGGCCCGGCTGGTGGCCTGGGTGCCGCCGCGCGCCGCGCACCACCCGGGGCCGGTGGCCGACGGCTCCCTGGAGTGGGGCGGCGACCTGGCCGTACTGGAGCTCGACGAGGCGCCGCCGCCCCCGGTCCGCCCGGTGCGCTGGCTGGACATGCGGGC includes:
- a CDS encoding CU044_2847 family protein, encoding MPPYDFMEFALADGARVRVELAPVGEPEPAAEAEGAVAPDLPGGVGGVTPVGRGARVSALATDALRAVLSPLGPVLQQVHDSVRTIPDPPDSLSVAFGLQIGQDLKLGIVGANGQASMTVSATWQLRPGGN
- a CDS encoding phosphatidylserine decarboxylase; the protein is MPHSQTSAPRDGFLQGRLARGASPWLLPTVATAALSLARARRSGAAKAVAVPATALAAGMLWFFRDPEREIATGRVISPADGVVQSIMPWKDGRTRVAIFMSPLNVHVNRAPLAGTVTSVEHVPGGFVPAFNKESENNERVVWHFDTELGDIEMVQIAGAVARRIVPYIPQGTKVEQGERIGLIRFGSRVDIYLPEGVEVAVEVGQKTTAGVTRIDRD
- a CDS encoding NUDIX domain-containing protein, whose protein sequence is MTTDDYARYIAGLPRVLAAAAMLLRDERGRVLLVEPNYREGWALPGGTVESDHGESPRGAARRETLEEIGLDLAPGRLLAVDWVPGAGRPPLAAYLYDGGVLGEGRLKEIRLQEEELLSWRLVPREEITRYLLGGLGHRVLAALDVLAMNAGTVELEGGRPVG
- the pssA gene encoding CDP-diacylglycerol--serine O-phosphatidyltransferase; the protein is MPGADADDDAEEMPLSLRLSIADTLTLGNATCGFMAVYFTTTGILIPHLSGSAETGMARHSAATAVILMLLAAIFDLCDGLVARKLRSSPMGAELDNLSDLISFGLAPAYFVLVYGMVADDAHQRVAAVAAITVLLAVVLRLARFSCVTMKDGMFQGMPSPFGALTVVSIVLLELPFVPTLLAVIGVAWLMVSRVEYPKPRGILAVAMLSWIVGAMGMLAAWAFDAPGGQLLLQTGCVLQVVLGAVIPLFATARRVNSIRDNRREARAAQP
- a CDS encoding BCCT family transporter: MSTDSIDHSGPGDPPAATQDPAPDLTVVAIGVGAVAAVVAWAALGKDSFDSASSTALAWVLANFAWLFVIAADTFLVLCVVLAISRYGRIRLGADDSEPEFTNLAWIAMMFSAGMGIGLMFYGVGEPLTHYLAPPPASGAAPRTGDAARVALEYSFFHWTLTPWAIYGMAGLALAYSGFRKARGNRLSAAFTPLIGARRADGWPGRCIDLLAVFATVFGTATSLGLGALQVSKGLNITAGVDDSTATELIIIASLSAAFVLSAFSGLHKGVKWLSTLNIVLAAALMLFVFLLGPTVYVLDTVPASVGGYLHELLPMASRTGAFTDRVWLGAWTIFYWAWWLSWAPFVGTFIARISRGRTVREFLIGVLLVPSGATVLWFCVMGGTAIRLDSTGTADLAAKVKDGAEASLFAMLDALPIGTVTSYLAMALVMTYFITSADSASLVMGSLTSRGALHPPTWLVVLWGVLMAGVAAVLLVAGGLQSLQTATILVALPFVVVMLGLCWALLKELREDPGAGPARGHALHGVRDAVRAMVGDALTEQGPARHHRLRRAAKSRTGEDGSGTPEA
- a CDS encoding acyl-CoA dehydrogenase family protein translates to MARLAQTAGLTDVQQEILATVRDFVDKEIIPVATRLEHEDEYPTQIVEGLKELGLFGLMIPEEYGGLGESLLTYALCVEEIARGWMSVSGIINTHFIVAYMLKQHGTQEQKDTFLPRMALGEVRGAFSMSEPALGSDVSAITSKGVRDGDEYVLNGQKMWLTNGGTSSLVAVLCRSDEGHPEGTAPHKSMTTFLVEKEPGFGEVRPGLTIPGKIDKMGYKGVDTTELVMDGLRIPADRVLGGVTGRGFYQMMDGVEVGRVNVAARGCGVAQRAFELGVSYAQQRHTFGKAIAQHQAIQFKLAEMATKVEAAHAMMVNAARKKDSGERNDLEAGMAKYLASEYCKEVVEDAFRIHGGYGFSKEYEIERLYREAPMLLIGEGTAEIQKMIIGRRLLEEYRFQG
- a CDS encoding MaoC family dehydratase codes for the protein MQFGRTYEEFTVGAVYKHWPGKTVTEYDDHLFCLLTMNHHPLHLDANYAENTTDFGKNVVVGNYIYSLLLGMSVPDVSGKAIANLEIESLRHVAPTFHGDTIYGETTVLDKTPSKSKSDRGIVYVETKGYKQDGTLVCVFRRKVMVPTETYIKERGGEQPGRPAVSHHRPQSTPLQGGGADSQPKSQEK
- a CDS encoding glycerate kinase → MTDGAVLETARVLVAADKFKGSLTAVQVAERVTAGLRRVVPGLPVETLPVADGGDGTVAAAIAAGFDRREARVTGPLGTPVAAAFAVRDGVAVVEMAEASGLQHLPAGVFAPLTATTYGSGELLLAALDAGARTIVFGVGGSATTDGGAGMLAALGARFLDAAGEPVAPGGGPLAALATADLSGLDPRFASVDLVLASDVDNPLTGPKGAPAVYGPQKGATPEDVAALDLALGHFAEVLEASLGAPAAEAALAPGAGAAGGIGYGALVALGARFRPGIEVMLDVLGFAPALARATLVITGEGSLDEQTLHGKAPAGVAAAARAAGIEVVAVCGRLALAPSALGAAGIRRAYALTDLEPDPARCMAGAGPLLERTAERIARDFLS